One window of Kosakonia cowanii JCM 10956 = DSM 18146 genomic DNA carries:
- a CDS encoding oxidative damage protection protein, giving the protein MSRTIFCTFLQREAEGQDFQLYPGDLGKRIYNEISKEAWKQWQQKQTMLINEKKLNMMNVEHRKLLEEEMVNFLFEGKDVHIEGYTPQEKK; this is encoded by the coding sequence ATGAGCAGAACCATTTTTTGTACCTTCCTGCAACGCGAAGCGGAAGGGCAAGACTTCCAGCTCTATCCGGGCGACCTGGGTAAACGCATTTATAACGAGATCTCGAAAGAGGCCTGGAAGCAGTGGCAGCAGAAGCAGACGATGCTGATCAATGAGAAGAAACTCAACATGATGAACGTCGAGCACCGCAAATTGCTGGAAGAGGAGATGGTCAATTTCCTGTTTGAAGGCAAAGACGTGCACATTGAAGGCTACACGCCACAAGAAAAAAAATAG
- the mltC gene encoding membrane-bound lytic murein transglycosylase MltC: MKKFLALAMIAPLLISCSSSNKSGEDYNEAWIKDTNGFDILMGQFAHNIENLWGFNEVLIAGPKDYVKYTDQYQTRSHINFDEGTITVETISATDPAAHLRAAIVKTLLMGDDPGSIDLYSDTDDITISKQPFLYGQVLDNNGEAIRWQWRAEKYADYLLQTRLKTRTSGIRVISSITINLVPNHLDKRAHKYMGMVRKASHKYGVEESLILAIMQTESSFNPYAVSRSDALGLMQVVQHSAGKDVFRAQGKSGTPDRSYLFDPQSNIDTGTAYLAMLNNIYLGGISNPTSRRYAVITAYNGGAGSVLRVFSPDKVQAANIINTMSPGDVYETLTTRHPSAESRRYLYKVNAAQKTYRRN; encoded by the coding sequence ATGAAAAAATTTTTAGCGCTAGCGATGATCGCGCCGTTGCTGATCTCTTGTTCCAGCTCTAATAAATCCGGCGAAGACTACAACGAAGCCTGGATCAAAGACACCAACGGTTTTGACATTTTGATGGGCCAGTTCGCCCACAATATTGAGAATTTATGGGGCTTTAACGAAGTACTGATCGCAGGCCCAAAGGATTACGTTAAGTATACCGATCAGTACCAGACGCGAAGCCACATCAACTTTGATGAAGGGACGATTACTGTCGAAACCATCTCGGCGACCGATCCGGCGGCGCACCTGCGCGCGGCGATCGTTAAAACGCTGCTGATGGGCGACGACCCCGGCTCTATCGACCTCTACTCCGATACCGACGACATCACGATCTCCAAACAGCCTTTCCTCTATGGTCAGGTGCTGGATAACAACGGCGAAGCGATTCGCTGGCAGTGGCGCGCGGAAAAATATGCCGACTATCTGCTGCAAACGCGGCTGAAAACCCGCACCAGCGGCATCCGTGTGATCTCCAGCATCACCATTAACCTGGTGCCGAACCACCTTGATAAACGTGCGCATAAATATATGGGCATGGTGCGCAAAGCGTCGCATAAGTATGGCGTCGAGGAGTCGCTGATTCTGGCGATTATGCAGACGGAATCCTCCTTCAACCCCTATGCGGTGAGCCGCTCCGATGCGCTCGGTTTGATGCAGGTGGTGCAGCACAGCGCCGGGAAAGATGTCTTCCGCGCGCAGGGGAAATCCGGCACGCCGGACCGCAGCTATCTCTTCGATCCGCAGAGCAATATTGATACCGGCACCGCTTACCTGGCGATGCTTAACAATATCTATCTTGGCGGTATCAGCAACCCGACCTCACGGCGCTATGCGGTGATCACTGCCTATAACGGCGGCGCGGGCAGCGTGCTGCGCGTCTTCTCGCCGGATAAAGTGCAGGCGGCGAATATCATCAATACCATGTCGCCGGGCGATGTGTATGAAACGCTTACCACGCGCCACCCTTCTGCTGAGTCACGCCGCTATCTCTACAAAGTGAACGCCGCGCAGAAAACCTACCGTCGTAATTAA